The Coffea arabica cultivar ET-39 chromosome 6e, Coffea Arabica ET-39 HiFi, whole genome shotgun sequence genome contains the following window.
CCCAGTGTTTAGCATCCGTGTAATTTTAGTCATTAAAATTTTGCTAAGAAGAAATCCAGTCCCTGTGTATCCAATTCAATGTAGATTAAGGACATTTGAAGGATTTTTCCTAAATACTAACAAAATTTACCCATCCGCAATCATATGTCCGTTAActtgaattttaaaataaaaaataatggcTAACCTTAAATAAAAAGATTATGGACTAATAACttatgaattaattaattaactagtaaaagagaaaaaaaatattaaactacAAACATGAAACTAATTGGAGCACCTAGTTCATCAATCAGAACTCATTTTCACCCTTTATCCCCACCATCCCCTCAATTTTTATGAATACGTTAATAAATTCTCTCCCTCTTTCATATCTTATTTATTAGTTACCCTGCTGTTTTGCTTCTTCTTAAAAACAAATTAATTTAACTAACACGTGACTTCACGCGACTGACTTCATTAATAATTGAAAAATTCATTAATTTGgttcaaattgaaaaaattgGAGACTAGGTTTATTTTCGCCAAAGTTTTAAGAACTGAAATCGCATCGGGTGCCAAATATAGGGGGGGGCCAGATTTGTTTTTGTCGAGATTTTAGGACTTAAATCGTACAAGTACCAAACTTTGGAGATCGTATAGTTGCAATTCTTCCCTCGATGATTTACAACTTAGTTGGCAACAAGGCGGAAATACGCATTTTTCTTGAATATTGTCGCACCAGATCCGTTTTCCCTCTTACCTCTTGAGCAATCATAGTgattttaaattaaattaagtaagatctcttttctttttcttttttttttttaaatgttgcGCCTTAATGTTTTGCTTGGGGAGAAATGCCGTTTTGAGAATTCAAACCTGACATTTGAGAATTAGATGAAGGATGAGTTTACGATATGAATGAGAGAACTCAACTTAAAATTTGTTATTAGCGTGCATGGGAAAGCGGACAATAAAATAAAGCTGGAGTTCAATTTCTAATGTTGGATCGGCGACACAAACAGCTCTAAACAATTCTCATGGACTCCTAAACAAATCTTCAAGACCACCACAGCCCCAAAAGGTGACAATAAACTTACATTGCATGGAAGAGTTTACAAATTAAGGACTTAAAAAATCacatttcatttaattttcagCCAGCCGTCCTATTCTTTACTCGTTAGAGAACTCGTCTTTCAACGAAATATTATACTCCATAAGggatttaaatttaatttcacAAAGACAATAATGACACTTGAAACATTAATTAAAGGATCGATTTCAGGAAAAACTGCAGCAGCAACTATTGGCAATAATTGAACGACGGACGCACGAGGCAGGCATGGAAACTAGTTCACCTTTCTGCAGTTGAATCGGATTTGACCTCGGTTCCCCGTCAAAGGTTTAATACTGCCCATCTTAATCATGGAATTGGCAAAATCAGCGGAGAAGGCGAGCAAGTTAGCGGAGTAAGACTTGACGAGATCCTGGGTTGGGCCCCCAGCACCAAATAGTGCCTGATCAGAGTGAAGTAGCCCTCTCTTGCTCACCAAGTTACTGAAGTAGGCAGTGTCGAAAACGGCGGGGGAAGGATCGAGGGGGCTAAGGTTGGAGTCGCCTCCAGCGCGAGGACAGGTTGCTTGCCTTTGGCTGGCAAAGGAGGGGTCGATGTTATTGGTCTCGTTGTAGATCCGGTTTCTGAAGAGGCGGCACTGAGCAAACCCGAGGGTGTGGCCACCAGACAGCGCCACAAGGTCTTTAACGTTCAGACCTTGCTTCTTGAAGCTGCTAATGAGTGCTGGTAGGTCCATGAAGGGCGATGGTATGTCATTGTTTGCTACGCTTCTGCTGGCGGTCGTGGAGTCTCTCCTGCCCAGCTGAACCGCCCAAGATGGCCCTCCTAACTGTACACAAACAACAACATCCCGTTATACTACTTACTGCTATATAAACGACCTGTTTATGTTATAGCTAGTTCGTGCTAAATACTAGCAACATGCATCTTTTGGGATCGATGAACAAAAATTGACAGGGATTCGGGgttgagattatatatatatatatatataggtctCAAACGCACCGCAACAACGGAGTCACGAGCGGCAACGGCCAGAATATCAGCGCAAGATACGACGGGGCGTCCGCAGACTTTGTCCACTTGGGCCTTGATCCGGTCGATAACCTCAAATCCTCTTGCGGAATTCGCATTAGGAAGCGCATTCTTTTCACTGTCAATTGTGGGTGTTGCATCTAGCAGTATTGAAGCATCACAACCCTGCATATATATTTGCATGTGAGGAGGGGAGGAATCATTAGCACCCAAAAATTCAAATTCTACAGAatctacacacacacacacacatatatatacatgcatGCATGGCCATGCAACACATTACACGTTAACTAACCAGTAGTCGTCCGACATACCAttttatatttctcattcacaTGCGGTAGTTAATTTAATTAGGGCCGGGTATACTAAAACACAACACATTCTGAATTTCTGATCACGAAATAACGACGATAAGAATCAAGCAGAGAAATCGAATACATCAGATCTTACATTAACGAAACAGTCATGGAAATGTAGACGCAGTAAAGAGGCTCCCATGCGGCGCTCTTGGCTCACGGCATCCTCTACCATGCGTCTGATGGTTGGCAAGGCTTGGGGACACACTC
Protein-coding sequences here:
- the LOC113695193 gene encoding peroxidase RIP1-like, encoding MASFSIFYLYLHALIIILSSLVLGLASSAPLSPVYYNRVCPQALPTIRRMVEDAVSQERRMGASLLRLHFHDCFVNGCDASILLDATPTIDSEKNALPNANSARGFEVIDRIKAQVDKVCGRPVVSCADILAVAARDSVVALGGPSWAVQLGRRDSTTASRSVANNDIPSPFMDLPALISSFKKQGLNVKDLVALSGGHTLGFAQCRLFRNRIYNETNNIDPSFASQRQATCPRAGGDSNLSPLDPSPAVFDTAYFSNLVSKRGLLHSDQALFGAGGPTQDLVKSYSANLLAFSADFANSMIKMGSIKPLTGNRGQIRFNCRKVN